Proteins encoded in a region of the Pseudomonas syringae KCTC 12500 genome:
- a CDS encoding DEAD/DEAH box helicase: MFSEFALHERLLKAVAELKFVEPTPVQAAAIPLALQGRDLRVTAQTGSGKTAAFVLPILNRLIGPAKVRVDIRAVILLPTRELAQQTLKEVERFSQFTFVKAGLITGGEDFKVQAAMLRKVPDILIGTPGRLLEQLNAGNLDLKHVEVLVLDEADRMLDMGFSEDVERLAGECAGREQTMLFSATTGGAGLREMIGKVLKDPQHLQVNSVSELASGTRHQIITADHNVHKEQVLNWLLANETYQKAIIFTNTKAMADRLYGRLVALEYKAFVLHGDKDQKDRKAAIDRLKQGGAKIMVATDVAARGLDVEGLDMVINFDMPRSGDDYVHRVGRTGRAGSDGLAISLICHGDWNLMSSVERYLKQSFERRVIKEVKGTYGGPKKVKASGKAVGVKKKKTDAKGDKKKVAAKGPTKRKAVNRPKSDLVSQDGMAPLKKRSTPAPAAE, encoded by the coding sequence GTGTTTTCCGAATTCGCCCTGCACGAACGCCTGCTCAAAGCTGTGGCCGAGCTTAAATTTGTCGAGCCTACGCCCGTGCAGGCGGCCGCCATTCCGCTCGCACTGCAAGGGCGCGACCTGCGGGTGACTGCGCAAACCGGTAGCGGCAAGACCGCCGCATTTGTGCTGCCGATCCTCAACCGTCTGATCGGCCCGGCCAAGGTTCGCGTCGACATCCGTGCGGTGATCCTGCTGCCGACCCGTGAGCTGGCTCAGCAGACGCTCAAGGAAGTCGAGCGCTTTTCGCAGTTCACTTTCGTCAAGGCCGGGTTGATCACCGGTGGCGAGGACTTCAAGGTTCAGGCCGCCATGCTGCGCAAGGTGCCGGACATTCTGATCGGCACGCCGGGTCGTCTGCTGGAGCAGTTGAACGCAGGCAATCTGGACCTCAAGCACGTTGAAGTGCTGGTACTGGACGAAGCCGACCGCATGCTGGACATGGGCTTCTCCGAAGACGTCGAGCGTCTGGCCGGCGAATGTGCCGGTCGTGAGCAGACCATGCTGTTCTCGGCAACCACCGGCGGCGCTGGCCTGCGGGAAATGATCGGCAAGGTGCTCAAGGATCCACAGCACCTGCAAGTCAACAGCGTCAGCGAGCTGGCTTCCGGCACACGCCACCAGATCATCACTGCTGACCACAACGTGCACAAAGAGCAGGTTCTCAACTGGCTGCTGGCCAACGAGACTTACCAGAAAGCCATTATCTTCACCAACACCAAGGCCATGGCCGACCGTCTGTATGGCCGCCTGGTGGCGCTGGAATACAAGGCGTTCGTGCTGCACGGCGACAAGGACCAGAAGGACCGCAAGGCGGCCATCGACCGTCTCAAGCAAGGCGGCGCGAAAATCATGGTCGCCACCGATGTGGCGGCTCGCGGCCTTGATGTCGAAGGTCTGGACATGGTGATCAACTTCGACATGCCACGCAGCGGCGATGACTACGTCCACCGCGTCGGGCGTACCGGCCGCGCAGGCAGCGACGGTCTGGCGATCTCGCTGATCTGTCATGGCGACTGGAACCTGATGTCGAGCGTGGAGCGCTACCTCAAGCAGAGCTTCGAGCGTCGCGTTATCAAGGAAGTCAAAGGCACCTACGGCGGGCCGAAGAAGGTCAAGGCCTCCGGCAAGGCGGTAGGCGTCAAGAAGAAAAAGACCGACGCGAAGGGCGACAAGAAGAAAGTCGCGGCCAAAGGGCCGACCAAACGCAAGGCGGTCAACCGTCCCAAGTCTGACCTGGTCAGCCAGGACGGCATGGCCCCGCTGAAAAAACGCAGCACCCCGGCCCCGGCTGCCGAGTGA
- a CDS encoding LysR family transcriptional regulator — translation MNNTLRRIDLNLLVTLDALLSEQNVTRAAHRLNLTQPTVSLQLGRLRQVLEDPLLLPGPRGMTPTARAEELREPLRQALAALESALLPGRDFDPATADHTWRVAASDYATIALIWPSLGRLRSSAPGTRLALLNKHPVSLAADLESGRLDLALHTREEAPPKLRQRSLIHEHYVLAARHDHPDLARPVSLTRFCELEHAVMSPNGGGFAGSTDQALAALGLSRRVVLSAPHFGSLVSALTSSDLVAVVPERLVRNQPMLVVQEPPLSIPGFEMLMLWPERLHRDPAHIWLRELMVSAID, via the coding sequence ATGAACAATACCTTGCGGCGTATCGACCTCAATCTGCTGGTCACGCTGGATGCATTGCTCTCGGAGCAGAACGTGACCCGCGCGGCGCATCGGCTGAACCTGACCCAGCCCACCGTCAGCCTGCAATTGGGCAGGCTGAGGCAGGTGCTGGAGGATCCCTTGCTGTTGCCGGGACCGCGGGGCATGACCCCGACCGCGCGGGCTGAAGAGCTGCGCGAACCACTCCGTCAGGCACTTGCAGCGCTGGAGTCTGCGTTACTGCCCGGCCGGGATTTCGATCCGGCAACGGCCGATCACACCTGGCGTGTGGCTGCCAGCGACTACGCGACCATCGCATTGATATGGCCGTCGCTCGGCAGGCTGCGCAGCAGTGCTCCGGGTACGCGCCTGGCTCTGTTGAACAAGCACCCTGTCAGCCTGGCCGCGGATCTTGAAAGCGGTCGGCTGGATCTGGCGTTGCACACCCGCGAGGAGGCGCCGCCCAAGCTGCGCCAGCGGTCGTTGATTCATGAGCATTACGTGCTTGCTGCCCGGCATGATCATCCGGACCTTGCGCGACCAGTATCGTTGACACGTTTCTGTGAGCTGGAGCATGCGGTCATGTCTCCCAACGGCGGCGGCTTTGCCGGAAGCACCGACCAGGCCTTGGCGGCGCTGGGTTTAAGTCGGCGGGTCGTGTTGTCGGCACCGCATTTCGGCTCGCTGGTGTCTGCATTGACCAGCAGCGACCTGGTTGCAGTGGTGCCTGAACGGCTGGTGCGCAATCAGCCGATGCTCGTGGTTCAGGAACCACCGCTTTCGATTCCCGGGTTTGAAATGCTCATGCTGTGGCCAGAGCGTTTGCACCGCGATCCGGCTCATATCTGGCTGCGAGAACTGATGGTCTCGGCCATTGATTAA
- a CDS encoding NAD(P)H-dependent oxidoreductase: MNVLIVYAHPEPRSLNGSLKDFAVDHLQNNGHQVQVSDLYQMGWKAIIDANDAPGLENNRRFDPALESQRVFAAGIQPPDIEAEQARLLWADAVIFQFPLWWFSMPAIMKGWIERVYACGFAYGVGEHSDQHWGDRYGEGTLAGKRAMLTVTMGGWESHYSERGVNGALNDVLFPIQHGILFYPGFDVLAPFPVYRAGKVDSATFARICADYGDRLDTLFTLEPLPFRRQNDGDYEIPALKLRADLAPGRQGLDIHLRDEDEPADL, from the coding sequence ATGAACGTACTTATTGTCTACGCCCACCCAGAACCGCGCTCGCTGAACGGGTCGTTGAAAGACTTCGCCGTCGATCATCTGCAGAACAACGGCCATCAGGTGCAGGTGTCCGACCTTTACCAGATGGGCTGGAAGGCGATCATCGACGCCAACGATGCACCCGGTCTTGAGAACAACCGCCGCTTTGACCCTGCCCTTGAGTCGCAACGCGTGTTTGCCGCCGGTATTCAGCCGCCGGACATCGAGGCCGAACAGGCCAGATTGCTCTGGGCAGACGCCGTCATATTCCAGTTTCCGCTCTGGTGGTTTTCGATGCCTGCGATCATGAAAGGCTGGATAGAGCGTGTATACGCCTGTGGTTTCGCCTACGGCGTGGGCGAGCACAGCGACCAGCACTGGGGTGACCGATACGGCGAAGGAACGCTGGCAGGCAAGCGCGCCATGCTGACGGTGACCATGGGCGGCTGGGAGTCCCACTACAGCGAGCGGGGCGTAAACGGGGCGCTGAACGACGTGCTCTTTCCTATCCAGCACGGCATCCTGTTCTATCCAGGCTTCGATGTGCTCGCGCCCTTCCCTGTGTACCGGGCAGGCAAAGTGGACAGCGCAACCTTTGCGCGGATTTGCGCCGACTACGGCGACCGCCTGGATACCCTGTTCACCCTCGAGCCCTTGCCCTTTCGCAGGCAGAACGACGGCGACTACGAGATCCCGGCACTGAAATTGCGAGCGGATCTTGCACCGGGTCGGCAGGGGCTGGACATTCACCTGCGCGATGAGGATGAGCCGGCGGATCTTTAG
- a CDS encoding alpha/beta hydrolase: MKKILLMLGLLISSYAATGADMSHGADNFYTSDKVVAQKVLFNNQYKMKVAGNLFLPKGSNPNVKAPAIIVGHPMGAVKEQSANLYAQKLAEQGFVTLSLDLSFWGGSEGQPRNAVSPDLYAEDFSAAVDFLGTQTFVDKKRIGVLGICGSGSFVISAAKIDPRMKAIATVSMYDMGAANRNGLKHSQTLAQRKTIIEQAALQRDVEYSGGDTAYTSGTVHKLTEKSGPIEREFYDFYRTPRGEFTPEGQSPELTTHPTLTSNVKFMNFYPFNDIATISPRPMLFIAGSKAHSLEFSEEAYKLAGQPKQLIIVPEAGHVDLYDRVDLIPFDKLGEFFKNNLK, from the coding sequence ATGAAAAAGATTCTTTTGATGCTTGGGCTTTTAATAAGCTCATACGCTGCGACAGGAGCAGACATGTCTCACGGTGCCGATAATTTCTACACAAGCGACAAGGTCGTTGCGCAAAAAGTGCTGTTCAACAACCAGTACAAGATGAAAGTCGCGGGCAATCTGTTTTTACCCAAAGGCTCGAACCCGAACGTTAAAGCTCCGGCCATCATCGTCGGCCATCCGATGGGGGCGGTGAAGGAGCAAAGTGCCAATCTGTACGCGCAGAAACTGGCCGAGCAGGGGTTTGTGACCTTGTCGCTGGATTTGTCGTTCTGGGGCGGGAGCGAAGGCCAGCCGCGTAACGCCGTTTCACCCGATCTCTACGCCGAAGACTTCAGTGCCGCAGTGGACTTCCTGGGCACTCAGACCTTCGTGGACAAAAAACGAATCGGCGTGCTGGGGATTTGCGGCAGTGGCAGCTTTGTCATCAGTGCCGCGAAGATCGACCCGCGCATGAAAGCCATTGCCACGGTGAGCATGTATGACATGGGCGCCGCCAACCGCAACGGCCTGAAACACTCGCAGACGCTGGCGCAGCGCAAGACGATCATTGAGCAGGCGGCATTGCAGCGCGACGTGGAATACAGCGGCGGCGACACCGCGTATACCAGCGGCACCGTACACAAACTGACTGAAAAATCCGGCCCGATCGAACGCGAGTTCTACGATTTCTATCGCACGCCACGGGGCGAGTTCACGCCCGAAGGCCAGTCCCCCGAGTTGACCACTCACCCGACGCTGACCAGCAACGTCAAGTTCATGAACTTCTATCCGTTCAACGACATCGCGACCATCTCGCCACGCCCTATGTTGTTCATCGCCGGTTCAAAGGCGCACTCTCTGGAGTTCAGCGAGGAAGCGTACAAACTGGCCGGCCAGCCCAAGCAACTGATCATCGTGCCGGAAGCCGGGCATGTGGATCTGTACGATCGGGTCGATCTGATCCCGTTCGACAAACTGGGCGAGTTCTTCAAGAACAACCTGAAGTAA
- a CDS encoding MFS transporter translates to MQAFDSTLKGAETTAHPPAWGAVFSMALCVVVLIASEFMPVSLLTPIAQDLGISQGQAGQAISMSGFFAVLTSLLNTPLTGHLDRKPVLLGFSLLLMVSGVIVTLASNGWLFMTGRALLGIAIGGFWSMSTATVMKLVPKQSVAKGLALINGGNALAATVAAPLGSFMGQYIGWRGAFFLVIPLAALAFAWQWLSLPAMRSQPNNRARNPFRLLRNPQVAVGMSAILLLFMGQFAVFTYLRPFLEEITGVSVNTLSLMLLALGASGLVGTYLIGRLLHKGLYACLIVIPLLMAVLAVALTGLGHSPQSVAIVLAVWGLIATPAPVAWGLWLSRTLPDDAEAGGGLMVATIQLAITAGAGIGGALFDSLGWWSPFAFGGVLLACSAALAWTARDNASLQESNTGQGGRDKRGSISQRGNTP, encoded by the coding sequence ATGCAAGCATTCGATTCAACGCTAAAGGGGGCTGAGACGACAGCACATCCGCCAGCCTGGGGCGCCGTGTTTTCGATGGCGCTGTGTGTGGTGGTGCTGATTGCGTCGGAGTTCATGCCGGTCAGCCTGCTGACACCCATCGCGCAGGATCTGGGCATCAGTCAGGGGCAGGCAGGGCAGGCGATTTCGATGTCCGGTTTTTTTGCCGTGTTGACCAGCCTGCTGAACACGCCACTGACCGGGCATCTGGATCGCAAGCCGGTGCTGCTGGGCTTCAGCCTGTTGCTGATGGTGTCTGGCGTGATCGTTACGCTGGCCTCCAACGGCTGGTTGTTCATGACAGGCCGTGCACTGCTCGGGATCGCCATTGGCGGCTTCTGGTCGATGTCGACCGCTACCGTTATGAAGCTGGTGCCGAAGCAATCGGTCGCCAAGGGCCTGGCATTGATCAACGGCGGCAATGCGCTGGCTGCAACGGTCGCCGCGCCATTGGGCAGTTTCATGGGCCAGTACATCGGCTGGCGTGGTGCGTTTTTCCTGGTCATCCCGCTTGCGGCGCTGGCGTTTGCCTGGCAGTGGCTGAGCCTGCCTGCCATGCGCAGCCAGCCGAACAACCGGGCACGCAATCCGTTCCGCCTGCTGCGTAACCCGCAAGTGGCCGTCGGCATGAGCGCGATCCTGTTGCTGTTCATGGGCCAGTTCGCCGTCTTCACCTACCTGCGCCCGTTTCTGGAAGAGATCACCGGGGTCAGCGTCAACACGTTGTCCCTGATGCTTTTGGCGCTGGGGGCCAGCGGGCTGGTCGGCACCTACCTGATCGGCAGGCTGCTGCACAAAGGCCTGTATGCCTGCCTGATCGTCATTCCGCTGCTGATGGCGGTGCTGGCCGTGGCGCTGACTGGTCTGGGTCATTCACCTCAGTCCGTCGCCATTGTGCTTGCCGTCTGGGGCCTGATTGCCACGCCGGCACCAGTCGCCTGGGGCCTCTGGTTGAGCCGCACGCTGCCCGACGATGCCGAGGCGGGCGGCGGCCTGATGGTGGCGACCATTCAATTGGCGATCACCGCCGGGGCCGGCATCGGCGGCGCGCTGTTTGACAGCCTTGGTTGGTGGAGCCCGTTCGCATTCGGTGGCGTGTTACTGGCGTGTTCGGCCGCGCTGGCCTGGACGGCACGCGACAACGCGTCCCTGCAGGAAAGCAACACCGGTCAGGGCGGGCGAGATAAACGCGGGTCAATTTCTCAACGAGGTAACACGCCATGA
- a CDS encoding LysR family transcriptional regulator, producing the protein MSTPKLNDLQAFLQVARDQSFTKAATKLGVTPSALSHTLRGLEERMGLRLLARTTRNVAPTEAGERLMRSIGPLLDQIAAEVEVLGELRDKPAGTIRITCSDDAAEGIIRPMLAGFLAQYPDIQIEICIDYGFTNIVSERFDAGIRLGESISKDMIAVRLGPDWRLSVVGAPAYFERHPVPLQPQDLTQHTCINIRHSPNGSCYAWEFEKGSRKLNIRVNGQFTSNSMIHVLNAALDGVGLAYVPDSMAEPHIASGRLKEVLVDWSPYFEGFHLYYPNRRQASPAFSAFVEAVRYRG; encoded by the coding sequence ATGAGCACACCCAAACTCAATGATCTGCAAGCCTTTCTGCAGGTAGCACGCGATCAGAGCTTTACCAAGGCGGCCACCAAGCTGGGCGTTACGCCTTCAGCCCTGAGCCACACCCTGCGCGGCCTTGAAGAGCGCATGGGCCTGCGCCTGCTGGCGAGAACCACCCGCAACGTAGCCCCGACCGAAGCAGGCGAACGGCTGATGCGCTCGATCGGGCCGCTGCTGGATCAGATTGCTGCAGAAGTCGAAGTGTTGGGCGAGCTGCGTGACAAGCCCGCCGGCACCATTCGCATTACCTGCTCCGATGACGCCGCAGAAGGCATCATCCGCCCTATGCTTGCGGGGTTTCTGGCGCAGTACCCGGATATCCAGATCGAGATCTGCATCGACTACGGCTTCACCAATATTGTCAGCGAACGTTTCGATGCGGGCATCCGTCTGGGTGAATCCATCAGCAAGGACATGATTGCCGTGCGCCTGGGGCCTGACTGGCGCTTGTCAGTGGTCGGGGCGCCGGCCTACTTCGAGCGACATCCCGTCCCGCTGCAGCCTCAGGACCTGACTCAACACACCTGCATCAACATCCGCCACTCGCCGAACGGCAGCTGCTACGCCTGGGAGTTCGAGAAGGGCAGCCGCAAGCTCAACATACGCGTCAATGGGCAGTTCACGTCGAACAGCATGATCCATGTGCTCAACGCCGCACTGGACGGCGTGGGCCTGGCCTACGTGCCGGACTCCATGGCCGAACCGCACATCGCCAGCGGCCGCCTGAAAGAAGTGCTGGTCGACTGGAGCCCGTATTTCGAAGGCTTTCACTTGTACTACCCGAACCGGCGACAGGCGTCGCCGGCGTTCAGTGCGTTTGTCGAGGCGGTGAGGTATCGGGGGTAA
- the xopAF gene encoding XopAF/AvrXv3 family type III secretion system effector codes for MVSLAAYQAERRHRGNLIKDRSQSALPWVQVYHSETGLDYSFQIDRTTTVKVAGFNYNVPNNGETRHLYSAGTSQVNMPVITDNMSACIAVACAAENVDAGTGERRPGAKVRVFHLFPFRREDLMPKQVLASVRDYLRDIKEQGLTMRAALHGGNREGDFSVSTAEALKNLLAAEGIPLEFDETCANRTSETLLGAVILNDNSTQFIKHLVAL; via the coding sequence ATGGTTTCTTTAGCAGCTTATCAAGCAGAAAGACGGCATCGCGGTAATTTAATAAAGGATCGTAGTCAATCCGCACTTCCCTGGGTGCAGGTATATCACTCTGAAACAGGCCTGGATTACAGTTTCCAGATTGACAGAACCACGACTGTCAAAGTGGCCGGATTCAACTACAATGTCCCCAATAATGGAGAGACTCGGCATTTATACAGTGCCGGCACGAGCCAGGTAAATATGCCTGTCATCACAGACAATATGAGTGCGTGCATTGCTGTCGCGTGTGCGGCGGAAAACGTAGATGCCGGTACGGGTGAACGTAGGCCGGGGGCGAAAGTTCGCGTATTCCATCTGTTCCCTTTTCGTCGCGAAGACCTTATGCCAAAACAAGTTTTAGCGTCCGTGCGCGATTATCTGCGGGATATTAAGGAACAGGGGCTAACAATGCGCGCAGCCCTGCATGGAGGAAATAGAGAGGGTGATTTCTCAGTCAGCACTGCGGAGGCATTGAAAAACCTGCTTGCTGCTGAAGGAATCCCGCTTGAATTCGACGAAACTTGTGCAAACCGAACATCTGAAACACTGCTTGGCGCCGTTATTCTTAATGACAACTCGACTCAATTCATAAAGCATTTGGTCGCTTTATGA
- a CDS encoding XAC2610-related protein gives MHLSIVQRCASRLGLQALWVLVGLASSTLVSAAGALPTYGEMDAAGFAGSPRENYALQDFSDKYRATLDISAKDDVFRPGVINVYDKASGAALIRVQSDELVLGTDPKTGKVKTNVHELPYGEQSVLIYQDFNFDGIKDLALMDGQNSCYHGPSYQVFLGTADGFRHSDSFTQLAQNNCGLFSVNEKARKIETMTKDGCCWHQTSTYSIRNGEPVLETQTVLDHTGGSGLPTETVSRNQNGKMTHTTSIVWEEDQQREILLSFRLAPSGKRIVLFRSGDASPVFYAAVDSKNQVGLLFPQADGEQLKYDATSHVLSFVRGDTAYRILGDAKGAPTAMQVVVRGKTTELKLLAEPAQGSLNKVADALKAAQ, from the coding sequence TTGCACCTATCCATCGTTCAACGCTGTGCGTCACGTCTCGGGTTGCAGGCCTTGTGGGTACTGGTCGGCCTGGCCTCTTCGACACTGGTCAGTGCCGCCGGTGCGTTACCGACCTACGGTGAAATGGACGCAGCAGGGTTCGCGGGCTCGCCCCGGGAGAACTACGCCCTGCAGGACTTTTCCGATAAATACCGTGCGACGCTGGATATTTCCGCCAAGGACGATGTATTTCGTCCCGGCGTGATCAACGTGTACGACAAGGCCAGCGGTGCGGCCTTGATTCGCGTGCAGTCGGATGAACTGGTGCTCGGCACTGACCCGAAAACCGGCAAGGTCAAAACCAACGTGCACGAGTTGCCCTATGGCGAACAAAGCGTACTGATCTATCAGGATTTCAACTTCGATGGCATCAAGGATCTGGCCTTGATGGACGGGCAGAACAGCTGCTATCACGGCCCCTCGTATCAGGTATTTCTCGGCACGGCCGATGGTTTCCGGCACAGCGATTCGTTTACCCAACTGGCGCAAAACAACTGCGGCCTGTTCAGCGTGAATGAGAAAGCCCGCAAGATCGAGACCATGACCAAAGACGGTTGCTGCTGGCACCAGACGTCTACGTACAGCATCCGTAATGGCGAGCCGGTTCTGGAAACGCAGACGGTCCTTGACCACACCGGCGGGTCGGGACTGCCGACTGAAACAGTCAGTCGCAATCAGAATGGCAAGATGACGCACACCACCAGCATCGTCTGGGAGGAAGACCAGCAGCGTGAGATTCTCCTGTCATTCAGGCTCGCGCCGTCCGGCAAGCGCATTGTGTTGTTCCGTTCAGGGGACGCAAGCCCGGTCTTCTACGCGGCCGTGGACAGCAAGAATCAGGTCGGGCTGCTGTTTCCCCAGGCTGACGGTGAGCAACTGAAGTACGACGCTACCAGTCACGTATTGAGCTTCGTGCGCGGCGACACCGCTTACCGGATCTTGGGTGACGCAAAGGGTGCGCCCACCGCCATGCAAGTGGTGGTGCGTGGCAAAACCACCGAGCTGAAACTGCTGGCCGAACCCGCTCAAGGTTCGCTGAACAAGGTCGCGGATGCGTTGAAAGCCGCGCAGTAA
- a CDS encoding mechanosensitive ion channel family protein, whose amino-acid sequence MDIHSLWLRTQEIWDMLDQHPWIRTGLALILLLTAALVLGRVARFLVLYAVRMLGRQASLHWINDFRHNKVFHRLAQMVPSLVIQFGLNLVPGLSATGKNVIGNLAMAFTILFMTLAIGALLNALLDIYARTEHARTRSIKGYVQLSKMILYVFAGIIIVATLIDRSPLLLLSGLGAMSAVILLVYKDTLLSFVASVQLTSNDMLRVGDWIEMPQVGADGDVVDITLHTVKVQNFDKTIVSIPTWRLMSESFRNWRGMQQSGGRRIKRSLFIDASGVRFVRDDEEQQLMQIHLLTDYIGRKQAELLAWNQAQGNVAQMSANRRRMTNIGTFRAYALAYLKSHVDINPNMTCMVRQLEPTSQGIPLEIYCFTRTTVWVDYERIQGDIFDYLITVMPEFGLSLYQQPSGADMRVGLRGESARVGATPLVEPFPTKHSG is encoded by the coding sequence ATGGATATTCACTCGCTTTGGCTCAGGACCCAGGAAATCTGGGACATGCTCGATCAGCACCCGTGGATACGTACCGGGCTGGCGCTGATCCTGTTGCTGACCGCCGCACTGGTGCTTGGCCGCGTGGCGCGCTTTCTGGTGCTGTATGCCGTGAGGATGCTGGGCCGTCAGGCATCGCTGCACTGGATCAACGACTTTCGCCACAACAAGGTTTTCCATCGCCTGGCGCAAATGGTGCCGTCGCTGGTCATTCAATTCGGCCTGAACCTGGTCCCCGGGCTGAGCGCCACAGGCAAAAACGTCATCGGCAACCTGGCGATGGCCTTCACCATCCTGTTCATGACCCTGGCCATCGGCGCCCTGCTCAACGCCCTGCTGGACATCTACGCGCGCACCGAACACGCCCGCACGCGCTCCATCAAGGGTTACGTGCAGTTGTCGAAGATGATCCTGTACGTCTTCGCCGGGATCATCATCGTCGCCACCCTGATCGACCGTTCGCCCCTGCTACTGCTGTCCGGCCTCGGCGCCATGTCGGCGGTCATCCTGTTGGTCTACAAAGATACCCTGCTCTCCTTCGTCGCCAGCGTGCAGCTGACCAGCAACGACATGCTGCGCGTCGGCGACTGGATCGAAATGCCGCAGGTCGGCGCAGATGGCGACGTGGTGGACATCACCCTGCACACCGTCAAGGTGCAGAACTTCGACAAAACCATCGTCTCCATCCCGACCTGGCGCCTGATGTCAGAGTCGTTCCGCAACTGGCGCGGCATGCAGCAATCCGGCGGACGGCGCATCAAGCGCAGCCTGTTCATCGACGCCAGCGGCGTGCGCTTCGTGCGTGACGATGAAGAACAGCAACTCATGCAAATCCACCTGCTCACCGACTACATCGGCCGCAAACAGGCCGAATTGCTGGCCTGGAACCAGGCACAAGGCAACGTCGCACAAATGTCCGCCAACCGCCGACGCATGACCAACATCGGCACCTTCCGCGCCTACGCCCTGGCGTACCTGAAAAGCCACGTCGATATCAACCCGAACATGACCTGCATGGTTCGCCAGCTCGAACCCACCTCGCAGGGCATCCCGCTGGAAATCTACTGCTTCACCCGCACCACGGTGTGGGTGGATTACGAGCGGATACAGGGGGATATTTTCGATTATCTGATTACGGTGATGCCGGAGTTCGGGTTGAGTTTGTATCAGCAGCCTAGTGGGGCGGATATGCGGGTGGGGTTGAGGGGGGAGTCGGCGCGGGTGGGGGCTACACCGTTGGTAGAGCCGTTTCCTACAAAACATTCAGGCTGA
- the relB gene encoding type II toxin-antitoxin system RelB family antitoxin, with the protein MSARISPIVSEFETEEQAASYDKWFRAQVQASINDPAPNISHDQVMAEMRALLESKQPPSDAS; encoded by the coding sequence ATGAGCGCTCGAATTTCTCCAATCGTGTCGGAGTTTGAAACCGAGGAACAGGCCGCCAGCTACGACAAGTGGTTTCGTGCGCAGGTCCAGGCGTCAATCAATGATCCGGCACCCAATATTTCACACGATCAGGTCATGGCCGAGATGCGTGCGCTTCTAGAGTCTAAGCAGCCCCCGTCAGATGCTAGTTGA
- a CDS encoding type II toxin-antitoxin system RelE/ParE family toxin, whose product MLVEWRPAARMNLKQILSYIADRNIRAASELGMAIEVATSALPQHPYLYRHGRVPGTREIVVHPNYLVVYKVTDRIEVLAVLHARQAYPTDAG is encoded by the coding sequence ATGCTAGTTGAGTGGCGGCCGGCAGCACGAATGAACCTGAAGCAAATACTTTCCTACATCGCAGACAGAAATATACGAGCAGCCAGCGAACTGGGAATGGCAATAGAAGTAGCCACTTCAGCCCTACCTCAACATCCTTACTTGTATCGCCATGGGCGAGTGCCTGGAACAAGGGAAATCGTTGTCCACCCTAATTATCTCGTTGTTTACAAAGTGACAGATCGGATCGAAGTTCTCGCTGTACTTCACGCCAGGCAAGCCTACCCTACCGACGCTGGGTAG